From a region of the Alnus glutinosa chromosome 1, dhAlnGlut1.1, whole genome shotgun sequence genome:
- the LOC133861952 gene encoding uncharacterized protein LOC133861952 yields the protein METLPVEIWLKIFCFLDYQNLAIAQQVCRKWNNVASDNNLWSNLFRERWGGDHAMFYAPVGSKSWKDVYQVQDRCHRVGLGLKIIREGGDYYLVHQGEIQRHLGSRRQRKGTSSCTLNTKGEFNDEGSQEEESRRGILDKILFFIGDLEVASADAKRCREL from the exons ATGGAGACTTTACCCGTGGAAATCTGGCTTAAGATTTTCTGCTTCTTGGATTACCAGAACCTTGCAATTGCACAACAAG TTTGCAGGAAGTGGAACAATGTGGCCTCGGACAACAATCTATGGTCTAACCTATTCAGGGAAAGATGGGGAGGAGATCATGCCATGTTCTATGCCCCTGTTGGTTCAAAATCATGGAAAGATGTGTATCAGGTTCAAGATCGTTGTCATCGAGTTGGATT GGGCCTGAAGATAATAAGAGAAGGTGGTGACTATTATCTTGTTCACCAAGGTGAAATTCAACGCCATCTGGGTTCAAGGAGACAAAGGAAAGGGACAAGTAGTTGTACTCTGAATACAAAAGGAGAGTTCAATGATGAAGGATCACAAGAAGAGGAATCCCGTAGAGGGATTTTAGACaaaattcttttcttcattGGGGATTTGGAGGTTGCCTCCGCAGATGCAAAACGTTGCCGGGAGCTATAA
- the LOC133856935 gene encoding uncharacterized protein LOC133856935 — protein MEMFYYLVFGGLGAVVAALELSKTSKDRTNTSAPFNSFKNNYLLVYSLMMAGDWLQGPYVYYLYSQYGFGKGDIGQLFIAGFGSSMLFGTIVGSLADKQGRKRACVTYCIAYILSCITKHSSQYKILMLGRVLGGIATSLLFSAFESWLVAEHNKRGFEQQWLSITFSKAVFLGNGLVAIVAGLFGNLLVDTFALGPVAPFDAASCFLAIGMAIILSSWTENYGDPSESKDLLTQFKGAAVAIASDEKIALLGAIQSLFEGSMYTFVFLWTPALSPNDEEIPHGFIFATFMLASMLGSSLASRLMARSSARVESYMQIVFAISAASLLLPIVSSLLVTPSKVKSRSISFIGCLQLLGFCIFEACVGIFWPSIMKMRSQYIPEEARSTIMNFFRIPLNIFVCIVLYNVDAFPITIMFGMCSIFLFVACLLQRRLMVISDKPKTVDWAGLKDKDTEAEPLNI, from the exons ATGGAGATGTTCTACTATTTGGTGTTTGGGGGATTGGGAGCGGTGGTGGCAGCGCTGGAGCTGAGCAAAACAAGCAAGGACCGAACCAACACCTCAGCTCCTTTCAATTCCTTCAAGAACAATTACCTTCTCGTTTACTCTCTCATGATGG CCGGGGATTGGTTGCAGGGTCCTTATGTCTACTATCTTTATAGTCAGTATGGTTTTGGGAAAGGGGACATTGGACAGCTTTTCATTGCTGGGTTTGGATCCTCTATGTTGTTTGGGACAATTGTTGGATCTCTGGCTGACAAACA GGGTCGAAAGAGAGCATGTGTGACGTACTGCATAGCATACATACTGAGCTGCATTACAAAGCATTCTTCTCAATACAAGATTTTGATGTTGGGCCGTGTTTTGGGGGGTATCGCCACTTCTCTCCTATTCTCAGCTTTTGAGTCATGGCTTGTAGCAGAACACAACAAG AGGGGCTTTGAGCAACAATGGTTGTCAATCACATTCTCAAAGGCAGTATTTCTTGGCAATGGCCTTGTTGCCATTGTTGCTGGGTTGTTTGGTAATTTACTTGTTGATACCTTCGCTCTCGGCCCTGTGGCACCCTTTGACGCTGCTTCCTGCTTTCTTGCCATTGGTATGGCCATCATTTTATCATCATGGACAGAGAACTATGGAGATCCTTCCGAGAGCAAGGACTTACTTACCCAATTCAAGGGTGCTGCTGTCGCCATTGCTTCTG ATGAGAAAATTGCGTTGCTTGGTGCAATACAGTCGCTGTTTGAAGGTTCAATGTACACCTTTGTGTTTCTCTGGACTCCAGCTTTGAGCCCAAATGATGAGGAGATCCCTCATGGTTTCATCTTTGCGACATTTATGTTGGCTTCAATGTTGGGAAGCTCCCTTGCATCTCGGTTGATGGCCCGCTCATCTGCTAGAGTAGAGAGCTACATGCAGATTGTTTTTGCAATCTCCGCTGCTTCTCTTCTGCTTCCCATTGTGTCCAGt CTCTTGGTAACACCTTCGAAGGTGAAAAGTCGAAGCATCTCATTTATCGGTTGTCTTCAACTTCTTGGGTTCTGTATTTTTGAGGCTTGTGTGGGGATATTCTGGCCGTCCATTATGAAAATGAGGTCCCAGTACATTCCTGAGGAGGCCAGGAGCACCATCATGAACTTCTTCCGCATTCCTCTCAATATTTTTGTGTGCATTGTGTTGTACAAT GTTGATGCGTTCCCAATCACTATTATGTTTGGCATGTGCTCAATTTTCCTCTTCGTAGCATGTTTATTGCAGAGGCGGCTCATGGTGATTTCAGACAAGCCAA AGACAGTAGATTGGGCAGGATTGAAGGACAAGGATACTGAGGCAGAGCCATTAAACATCTAA
- the LOC133856925 gene encoding rhodanese-like domain-containing protein 14, chloroplastic → MATMTSIPLPSSSSSLHLNTYSSLPTLFPKHTCDHSPCCFRSSRLRLASKTVPRGLRIRNAATKPAKSPAEEDWKIKREYLLQKKVRSVDVKEALRLQKENNFVILDVRPEADFKEAHPPGAINVQIYRLIKEWTAWDIARRAAFAFFGIFSGTEENPEFIQSVESKLDKNAKIIVACSSGGTMKPSQNLPEGQQSRSLIAAYLLVLNGYANVFYLEGGLYKWFKEELPSVSEE, encoded by the exons ATGGCTACCATGACTTCAATTCCCCTACCCTCATCTTCATCCTCTTTACATCTTAATACTTACTCCTCACTGCCAACACTTTTCCCAAAACACACTTGTGATCATAGTCCCTGCTGCTTCAGATCCTCGAGGCTAAGATTGGCATCAAAGACTGTTCCAAGGGGCCTGAGAATCCGAAATGCAGCCACTAAGCCTGCAAAATCACCAG CTGAAGAAGACTGGAAGATTAAGAGGGAATATCTGCTACAGAAAAAG GTAAGGAGTGTGGATGTAAAGGAAGCTCTGCGCCTTCAGAAAGAAAACAACTTTGTGATTCTTGACGTAAGGCCAGAAGCAGACTTCAAAGAG GCTCATCCACCAGGTGCTATCAATGTGCAAATATATAGGCTTATTAAGGAGTGGACAGCATGGGATATTGCCAGACGTGCTGCATTTGCATTTTTTGGCATCTTCTCTGGTACAGAAGAGAATCCAGAATTCATACAGA GTGTGGAGTCAAAACttgataaaaatgcaaagataaTTGTAGCCTGCTCTTCTGGGGGTACAATGAAACCATCCCAAAATCTTCCTGAAGGTCAACAATCCAG GTCACTGATAGCTGCCTACTTGCTTGTCCTCAACGGTTATGCCAATGTCTTCTACTTAGAAGGGGGCCTTTACAAATGGTTCAAAGAGGAACTGCCATCAGTTTCAGAAGAGTGA